Below is a genomic region from Candidatus Nealsonbacteria bacterium.
CTCTCTATTTACAAGAACAGTTTTAGCTCTAGTTTTTCTTATAGTATCTAATATTTTTTCTACTTCTTTTTTTTCAACCTTAATTTCCTTTTTATCTTTAAGAGATTTCTTAGCAATGCTTTTATAATCAGGAAGCTTTACTTCCGGTAATACAGAAACAGTTGCTTTGTAAACAAAAGGATTATTGGGAGTAGATATAATGATATCTATTTCTGGTTGAGAAATAATAAAGAGCTCACTCTCTTTAATAACCCTAGGATAGGTATCTTCAATTGCATCATGAGTTGCTTCGTGCCAAATTTTTTCTTTTCCAACATTCTTTTCCACGATATTTTTAGGCGCTTTCCCAGGTCTAAATCCTTTGATTTCTATTTTTGAAGATATTTTTTCAACTGCCCTATTGAAATAGTTGCTCATTTCTTCTATTGAAACAGTTACCTCAATTTCTTTTTTAGACTTTTCTTTATCTGAAATTTTAAAATCCATGAATTATTCTAATTTATTTTTTAATCACATTAGTAATTTAACATATATTGGAGATATTGCAAAAAAATGGCAAGACGGCAGACTACTCTCCTATAATTTGTACTTGTATATTTCTTGGTCTTGAGCTATCTAGTTCAACTAACATTATGTTTTGCCATTGGCCTAATTGCAGTTTGTTATCAATTAAGTTTATCGTGGCATTCATCAGTAAGTGTATTGCCTTACAGTGAGAATGTCCATTCATACATTCGCTATCACAAACATTTACTGTTCTCATTGAAAGGTTATCGTGTCGATATTCTTTTGACTTCGGAGAACATTCTTCTAAATTATCTTTAATGTCTTCAATTAAAAGAGGTTCATTTTCATTCACCATTAAAGCTGCTGAGGTATGAAGTATTTGAATATTAACCAGTCCGTTTTTTATTCCTGAATTGTCAACGAAATCTTTAACTTCATTAGTAATATCAATGAAGTCGTATTCTCCTTTTGTTTGGTAGTTAAATGTTTTGTTTAAAATTTTCATATTTATTTATATCTTTTAATAACAAAATTAGCTAAAAGATTCATTAATTCGTGCCATTCGTTTTTTGGAAGTGGCTCTAGAAAAGATTTTGATTCTTTAATATATTCCTCTCCCATCTTTTCCGCCATTTCTTTACTATTTGTTTTCTCAATTAATTCTATGGCTCTTTTAATGTCTCTCTTGAGTATCTTTTTATTAGATAGAATGTCTAATAGCTCTTTTTTGTCTTTATTTTTTAATTTTTCTATAGCCAGGAGTATTACAATATTTCCACCCTTACCTTCAACTATATCTTTACCTATTTGTTTTCCTAATTTTTTTTCATCTCCAAATATATCAAGGATATCATCTTGAATCTGAAAGGCCATGCCAAGATTCAATCCATAGCCACCTAAAGCATTAACTTCCTCTTTTGATCCGTTAGCTGATATCCCGCCTATTTCACAAGATAATTGAAAAAGAATTGCAGTCTTTTTCATTATCATTTCAAGATAATCTTTTAAAGATATTTCCTTAAAACGATTTTCTTGAATGTAAGGCTCATTTTCTTTCTCCTTTCGATCGTATAAGATATCAAGAATTTCTCCTTCTGTTACTAATTTTAATCCTCTTGCAAACATCTCTGATATTAGAATAGGATTCTTTGATCTTTGAGTAGCCTGAAAAATTGAAGAAGCATAAATCATAGCTACACATTCTGCTGTAGATTTACCAAGCTTTTTCCATAACGTCGGTTTGCCTCTTCTTAAGTAAGAATTGTCTATAATATCATCAATTATTAGAGTATAATTATGTAGAATTTCAATTCCTGCTGCAGGATAAATAGCATATTTAGTTTTACCGTTCAATAGATAGCACGCAGACAATAAAAGAGCCGGCCTTAATCTTTTTCCGCCGGCTGACAACTGATATTTAACTATTTCTGAAAATTTTTCATCAACACTTAACCCCAAAATCTCCTCTATTACTGGATCCACCACTTCCCCCAGTTCCTCCAGAGTCCTTAATAGATCTTCTGATTGTTTCTTTTCAAACATTTAATAATTTATTTAAGTCAAATTATACTGATTTTAGATAAAAAGACGAGCCATTATTGTATTAACAAGGACTTGTGAGAATAATTACATCTCTTTTTTTTCTTCTGATTCGGTATTTGTACTGGTATCTGACTCAGAAAAGAAACTATCTTCTTCCATCTTCTTATGCTCTTCAGCTTTAACCTCTTCCTCTTTCTTTTGATTCATAAGGTAAGCACCAGCAAGTAATGTAATCAAAACAATTAAACCAATGATTAATATATCCATAATATGTTTGAGATTATTTATTTTTTAAAATATCGACTTTACTCTAATGTATTGTCTTATTATTAACTACTTTTGTCAATAAATTTTTCCTTAAGTCTTAGGAATAATTCATAGATATCGCCTGCTCCCATAACAATTAAAACATCGTCCTTTTGATGAGTTTCTGTTGTGTATTTTTCAATAAGGTTAAAGGTTTTTTTACAAATAACATTTTTACTATTTACAGCACGCGCTAATTTCTTTGAATTAACTTTCTTTTTTATACTTTCCTTTTCTCGACCAGGCACAGTATATATCTCAGACAGTATTATTTCATCAATTGGCATTTCTTTTAATGTTTTCACAAAATCATTAAAAAGGCTAAATGTTCTTTCATATTGATGAGGCTGGAAAATACATCTTATTCTTTTCTTAGGAAACTTTTCCCTCGCAGCTTTTAATGTCTTTTCAATCTCTGTGGGATGATGTCCATAGTCAGATACCAGAGTTATATCTTTCCCCTTAAAAATTTCAAAACGACGCCAAGAACCTTTGTATAAAGATAGCCCCTGAAGAATGGCGCCTTTTTTAATCCCCAATATTAGGGCTGTTTCAAATGCTGCTAGAGCATTGTATAGATTGTGCTCTCCGGGAACTTTAATGATTTTTTTTATTTCTTTTGCTTCACTCTGCTTGATTGAATAATATTCAACTCCCCTTCTTTTATCTAGAATTTTATTAATATTTTCATCCTCTTTATTTGCAATAATGTAACCATTATGATGAATATTTTCTAAGTATTTAGAAAAAGCTTTTAATATATTGTTGATATTTTTATAGTAGTCAAGATGATCAGCTTCAATATTGGTCAGTGTTATTATCCTCGGATGATAATTCAGAAATGATTCCTTGTATTCGTCTGCTTCAATGACTAAATATTTTGATTTCCCCATTCTAAAATTACCATTGTCAAACTCCTTCATTTTTGTCCCAATAATTACAGTCGGATCTAATCCAGCATTTATTAGAATAAGGGCTATCATTGAAGAAGTTGTACTTTTGCCATGAGTTCCTGAAACAGCGATAGTGAAATACTTTTTAGTTATTTCTCCTAGTGCTTCAGGGTAAGTTTGGGTTTTTATTCCAAGACTAATTGCTTTTTTAAGTTCTGGGTTGTTTGGTTTAACAGCCGGGCTATAAATTACAAGATCAATATCTTTTGATATATTTTTAGCCGAATTATTTATAGATATTTTTACTCCCAACTTTTCAAGCTTTTCAGTAATCTCAGAAGAATTAAGATCTGATCCGCTAACTGTATTTTCTGTTGCAATAAAATATTGAGCAAGAGAAGAAACTCCGATACCTCCTATTCCAATAAAATGAACCTTCATATATTTTTTAGTTTAAAAGTTTCGACAACACTATATTCCGAACCCGTTTTTTTTAATATTGATTCCATTAGTTCTATAGAACCTATTTTAACATTAATATTAATTTTCTCCTTTATTTCAGGTCTTTCTTCTGGATCAATTTGCCTAAATTCCATTTGATTAATCCTGGCTAAAGTGATGTGAGGCAGATTTTTTTCCTTTTCAATCTTTATATCATTAATTTTTGTTTTTGCTATTTTTTCTTCTAGTAATTCCCTCAATTCAACCAATTCTTTTGTTTTTTTTACATTAGCCCATATAAAGCTATAACCATTGGGTGGTCCATAGGATATTTCTTCAATAACTAAATCTAAAGGTTTTGCTTGGTCGGTAATATTTTTAATTATCTCCTTACACTCTTCTATTTTTTTATCTGGTAATTGCCCTAAAAAAAGAAGGGTTAAATGAAGATTTTTTCCGTCAATCCATTTTGCAGGAATTTCCGGCCAATAACTTTGATGTTTTCTAAGATTTTCCTTTAATTCTTTTGGAAGATTTACAGCAATAAAAAAATTAGTTTTCATGATATTTCATTCTAACAAAAAAGGTGTTAGAATAAAAGCGATGAAATTTAGAATAAACCAAGATATAAAAGAAAGTATTGTTAACGAAATGAGAAGAGCTGGTTATAATTGTCTTGGGAGAGGCCAGAATAAAGAGGAATTTTCTTTTGTTAAGGCTCTGCAACCAGGTGGATATCCTAGGTTTCATCTTTTTGTTCGCTTTGACCAAGGAAAAGAGCCCCTCTTTAATTTACACTTAGATCAAAAGAAAGCTGTATACAAGGGAACTACTGCCCATTCTGCTGATCACGATGGTCCAGTGATAGACAAGGAAGTAACAAGGATAATATCTATTTTATCCTAATTGTAAGTCAAAGAATTTATTGATATAATCACGATGAAATCAGATAATAAAGAAACTTCAATACAAGAAATAGTTAATCACTATTTCTACACCAAAGGACTTACTTTGGATGAAATAAAAGAGGACGCAAAGAAGAAAAAGATAATATATTCTCGATTTACTAAACCCGCCAAACAATTATTAGATTTAGCCGGTTCGAAGACAAAAGCAAAATCAGCAATAGACACTGTTTCCAAATGGGCCGATTCAAGAAACTTGGACTATACCATAGAAACGGTAGTAAAAAAGTGGCTAGAGCTAGACCGACTAAAACCTAAGAAAGCAGTAAAAAAACCTTTTTATCGCGGACATCCTATGATATGGTCTGAGGCAAAGAAAAAATGGTTTGTTGTTGACGAAACCAATACTTGGCTTGAGTTCGCTGATGATGAAGAAAAAATAGAGTGGAAAATTATAAAATAATGATAAGAAAAATGAAAATAGTTTTTTTTGGTACACCAGAGTTCGGAGCAGATATTTTAAAAAATTTAATTGGTACTAAATACCAACCATCATTAATAGTGACTAATCCTGATAAGCCGGCGGGAAGGGATAAGAAAATAACTGAATCCCCTGTTTCAGAACTAGCTAAGGAACATAAAATACCAGTATTAAAACCCAAGCATATTAAAGAAATTCAAGGAAACCTTGAAAAAATTAAACCGGATCTAATGATAGTTGCGGCTTATGGTAAATTCCTGCCGATTGAAATGATTGAGCTGCCTGGATATAAGACATTAAATGTTCACCCTTCGCTCTTACCAAAATATAGAGGATCATCCCCTATTCAATACGCCATTCTTAATGGAGACAAAAAGACTGGGGTAACCATTATGTTAATTAACGAAGAAATGGATAAGGGAGATATTTTATCCAAAAAAGAAGTAACCCTTAAAAATGAAATCTACCCAGAGCTTTCAAAAAAACTATCTGATGTTGGATCAGATCTTTTAAAGGAAACCATACCAAAATGGATTAAGGGTGGAATAAAGCCCCAAAAACAAAACGAGAAAGAAGCAGTTTATACCAAAATACTTGATAAGTATGATGGTAAAATTGATTGGAAACAACCGGCCAAACAAATTGAAAGACAAGTAAGGGCGTTTAATCCTTGGCCTGGAACTTATGCATATTTTATATCTAAAAAAACAAATAAAGAAACTTTGATAAAGGTAATTGAAGCAGATATATTAGAACAGACTGAGGCTGGTCCTTTTGGTCTCCCCGGTAAAGTATATATGGCTCCAAACAGTAATTTGGCAGTTCAAACCGGTAAGGACTTTTTGGTGATTAAACGATTACAGATTGAAGGAAAGAATCCCATTGCTACTAAAGATTATCTGCAAGGGAATATAGATTTAATAGGAATAATATTAATATAAAGATATGATATCATCTAACGATTTTGAAAAAGGAATGAGGATAGTAATTGACAGTATTCCTTATGAAATAATTGAGACAAATAATATGTTTAAGGGAAGAGGTCAGTCAGTTCTACAAACCAAGCTTAAGAATCTTAAAAATGGAACTGTCCTGTCTCGAACCTTTCGTTCTTCGGAATCATTTAAAGAGGCCGAAATTGATAAAATGAAGGCTAAGTTCTTGTATAAGAATAAGAGTGGATATTTCTTCTCTAAAGATAACGACCCCAAACAAAGATTTAGCTTAACTGAAGATCAGATTGGCCCAGTTGCTAAATTCCTAAAAGAAGGCGAAACGGTTGAGGGTATTATTTTCGGAGAAGATATTATCAATATTGCTCCACCAATAAAAGTTATATTAAAAGTTACTGAAGCCCCTCCAGGAGTAAAGGGAGACCGAGTTCAGTCGGGAAATAAAATGGTAAAGATTGAGACTGGTGTTGAAATATCAGCTCCTCTCTTTATCAAAGAGGGAGATTTAATAGAGGTAAACACTGAGACTGAAGAGTACGTAAGAAGAATTCAATAAATAAATGACGGACCATGGCCGGGATATATTTTCATACCCGGCTTTATTATTTCCTTTAATTTTTCAAGGGACTTTTTCATCTGGTCATTTGATCCTCCAGGAAGATCAGTTCTTCCATAACCATTTTCAAAAAGAGTATCTCCGGTAATAATGAAATCATTGGCTATCAGGCAAATACTTCCCTTGCTATGCCCGGGTGTATGGACTACTTTCAATTCTCCATCGTCAAGACTTAGTAGTTCTTCATCTTTGATATATCTATCAGGCGTAATTCCAAGAAGATATAATAGTTCTTTTTCGCTCCCATGAGCCAATACAAGCGCGTTAGTGGCTTTTTTGATCTCATTTAGTACTAAAGTATGGTCAGGATGATAATGGGTTAAAATAATGGCTTTAAGATTATAGCCCTCAATTAATTTTAATATCTTTTCATAATCTCCCCCCGGATCAACAATAAAAGCATCCTTTTGGGATGCTATTAAGTAACAATTCGTATTTAACTCTCCGACCAGAATAGACCTTACTTTCATGCTCCAAATCCTGAAATACCTGACATTTTTTGAGCAGCTATAACTTGGATTTTTTTAATTGCTTCGTTTATAGAATCAACTAATAATTTCTCTTGCTCTTCTTTTGACAGAGAAGGGTTTATTGTGATTTCTTCAACCTCTAGACCACCGTTAATGATAACCTGAACCCCTAATCTTTCAACCTCTACTCTTTCCTTCTTTAGACTAGCTTGTAATTCTTTTAACTGTTTTATTTGTTTTAGTTTATCAAACATGTATTTTAGTTCCTTTAAATTTTTTATCTCTTAAAATATTCTTTAAATTTTTCAAATCTTTCCCATCAGCTACAATTACTTCTAATTTTTCTTTCTTTGCTAATCTAGCTGCTACTGGATCTACGGGCATTGATCTTCCCGGCCTCCAACGGGACGGAATAATTTTTAAGTAATCTTTCCACCTTATATCTTTAATCTTTACAGCATCCTCATTTTTAGATGGGTCTTTACTATAGACATAATCTGGTTTACCAAGAATCACTATCTTATCAATACCGAAATCTAAGGCGATTTGAACCGCAATGAAATCGGTTGATCTTCCCGGGTTCCACCCCGAAGCGATAATCACTGAATGTCCGTCAAATTCTTTAATTTTAAATCTTTCATTAAAAATGGAGGGTTCAGCCTCCTTTTTGAAAATTGCTCTTAAGAGATGAGCATTTAAATATGTTGCATGAATGCCGATCCAGTCTCTTTCTTTATTTGATACTCTGTTGATTAGAAGAGCTGCGTTTTGAAAATTTCTAGCGACATCACCTCCACCGGTGACAATAATAAACTTGTAACCATTCTTTATTTCTTTTTTTATTGAACGATAGAACTGACGAAGAAAAGAAGTATTGATCTCTTTGGGACAAATAATTGATCCCCCTAGCGCTATAACGATTCTTTTTGTTTTTTCCTCCATAAAAAAACGAGTTAAATTTTACTCAATTATGCTTATATCATTACTTAAGTTTCTTTACAAGTGACCAAATTTATAATGCTCTTTTTTACTGCTTATTTTCTTCATAAAATTAATATCTTTTTCTTTTAATAAATGAATACTCTCAAGCTTTGGATCTAAGTTAAATATTTTACCTAAGTATTGACCAGACGAAAGAAGTGGAATAAAGACGTAGTCAGCACCTTCTTTGTATAGCATCATAGCGTCTTCTTTTGTTTCGGCTCTTAGTATCACTTTTGGTCGTTTGGCTAATTTGCTAATTCCAGCAACCACATTAAGATTGTCTTCGATATTTGGACTTGTTGATATTACTGTTTTAGCATCTGAAAAATTAACGGTTTCAAATATTAATGGATCAATTACGTCGCCGTAAAGACAGGAGAATCCTTGTTCAGTTAATTCGGTAATTATATCTGGATTAAAATCAATAATTAATAAATCTTCTTTGGGAATATTATAGGCAATACTTTTTCCGGTTCTATCATAACCAATCATTATTATAGGCTTAGTAAGGTCAGCAAACGTAACATCTTCTCTTGTCTTACTTTTTTCAAAAAAAGATAGGAATGGTGAGAGGAAATTATAAATACCATCGGAATACATAATTAAGTAAGTGGAGGTTGTAATTGTTATAATTCCAACTGCGGCAATAAGAGCGACTACACTTTCATTAAGGTGGCCGATCCTTAATCCGAGGGCGGCTAAAATTAAACTAAACTCTGATATTTGAGCTACAGTAATA
It encodes:
- a CDS encoding secondary thiamine-phosphate synthase enzyme YjbQ; the protein is MKILNKTFNYQTKGEYDFIDITNEVKDFVDNSGIKNGLVNIQILHTSAALMVNENEPLLIEDIKDNLEECSPKSKEYRHDNLSMRTVNVCDSECMNGHSHCKAIHLLMNATINLIDNKLQLGQWQNIMLVELDSSRPRNIQVQIIGE
- a CDS encoding polyprenyl synthetase family protein yields the protein MFEKKQSEDLLRTLEELGEVVDPVIEEILGLSVDEKFSEIVKYQLSAGGKRLRPALLLSACYLLNGKTKYAIYPAAGIEILHNYTLIIDDIIDNSYLRRGKPTLWKKLGKSTAECVAMIYASSIFQATQRSKNPILISEMFARGLKLVTEGEILDILYDRKEKENEPYIQENRFKEISLKDYLEMIMKKTAILFQLSCEIGGISANGSKEEVNALGGYGLNLGMAFQIQDDILDIFGDEKKLGKQIGKDIVEGKGGNIVILLAIEKLKNKDKKELLDILSNKKILKRDIKRAIELIEKTNSKEMAEKMGEEYIKESKSFLEPLPKNEWHELMNLLANFVIKRYK
- the murC gene encoding UDP-N-acetylmuramate--L-alanine ligase, translated to MKVHFIGIGGIGVSSLAQYFIATENTVSGSDLNSSEITEKLEKLGVKISINNSAKNISKDIDLVIYSPAVKPNNPELKKAISLGIKTQTYPEALGEITKKYFTIAVSGTHGKSTTSSMIALILINAGLDPTVIIGTKMKEFDNGNFRMGKSKYLVIEADEYKESFLNYHPRIITLTNIEADHLDYYKNINNILKAFSKYLENIHHNGYIIANKEDENINKILDKRRGVEYYSIKQSEAKEIKKIIKVPGEHNLYNALAAFETALILGIKKGAILQGLSLYKGSWRRFEIFKGKDITLVSDYGHHPTEIEKTLKAAREKFPKKRIRCIFQPHQYERTFSLFNDFVKTLKEMPIDEIILSEIYTVPGREKESIKKKVNSKKLARAVNSKNVICKKTFNLIEKYTTETHQKDDVLIVMGAGDIYELFLRLKEKFIDKSS
- the thpR gene encoding RNA 2',3'-cyclic phosphodiesterase, giving the protein MKTNFFIAVNLPKELKENLRKHQSYWPEIPAKWIDGKNLHLTLLFLGQLPDKKIEECKEIIKNITDQAKPLDLVIEEISYGPPNGYSFIWANVKKTKELVELRELLEEKIAKTKINDIKIEKEKNLPHITLARINQMEFRQIDPEERPEIKEKININVKIGSIELMESILKKTGSEYSVVETFKLKNI
- the fmt gene encoding methionyl-tRNA formyltransferase, with translation MKIVFFGTPEFGADILKNLIGTKYQPSLIVTNPDKPAGRDKKITESPVSELAKEHKIPVLKPKHIKEIQGNLEKIKPDLMIVAAYGKFLPIEMIELPGYKTLNVHPSLLPKYRGSSPIQYAILNGDKKTGVTIMLINEEMDKGDILSKKEVTLKNEIYPELSKKLSDVGSDLLKETIPKWIKGGIKPQKQNEKEAVYTKILDKYDGKIDWKQPAKQIERQVRAFNPWPGTYAYFISKKTNKETLIKVIEADILEQTEAGPFGLPGKVYMAPNSNLAVQTGKDFLVIKRLQIEGKNPIATKDYLQGNIDLIGIILI
- a CDS encoding elongation factor P, whose translation is MISSNDFEKGMRIVIDSIPYEIIETNNMFKGRGQSVLQTKLKNLKNGTVLSRTFRSSESFKEAEIDKMKAKFLYKNKSGYFFSKDNDPKQRFSLTEDQIGPVAKFLKEGETVEGIIFGEDIINIAPPIKVILKVTEAPPGVKGDRVQSGNKMVKIETGVEISAPLFIKEGDLIEVNTETEEYVRRIQ
- a CDS encoding MBL fold metallo-hydrolase, with amino-acid sequence MKVRSILVGELNTNCYLIASQKDAFIVDPGGDYEKILKLIEGYNLKAIILTHYHPDHTLVLNEIKKATNALVLAHGSEKELLYLLGITPDRYIKDEELLSLDDGELKVVHTPGHSKGSICLIANDFIITGDTLFENGYGRTDLPGGSNDQMKKSLEKLKEIIKPGMKIYPGHGPSFIY
- a CDS encoding YbaB/EbfC family nucleoid-associated protein, giving the protein MFDKLKQIKQLKELQASLKKERVEVERLGVQVIINGGLEVEEITINPSLSKEEQEKLLVDSINEAIKKIQVIAAQKMSGISGFGA
- the pyrH gene encoding UMP kinase, with protein sequence MEEKTKRIVIALGGSIICPKEINTSFLRQFYRSIKKEIKNGYKFIIVTGGGDVARNFQNAALLINRVSNKERDWIGIHATYLNAHLLRAIFKKEAEPSIFNERFKIKEFDGHSVIIASGWNPGRSTDFIAVQIALDFGIDKIVILGKPDYVYSKDPSKNEDAVKIKDIRWKDYLKIIPSRWRPGRSMPVDPVAARLAKKEKLEVIVADGKDLKNLKNILRDKKFKGTKIHV